Genomic window (Bosea vaviloviae):
GTGCGCCGCGCCTCGTCGAAATCCTGCCGGCGCTCGGCGTCGTTCTCGAAGATGTCGCGCCAGGGCGGCGCGATGAAGACCTCGGTGGCATAGCGGAACTGCTCGAGCGCCCGGACAAGATGCGCCGGCACCGGCAATCCGCATAATCGCAGATAGCCCGCGATATCGGGAATGCCACGGTCGAAGACGACGCTGCCGCCGCGATTCTGCGCCGCCTGATAAGCCTGCATGTCGAAGGCGAGCATCAATTCGGCGAAGAGCTCGCGATGAGCCCAAGGCAGGCCGGCGCCATCGATCGCGATCTGGTCGCGGATGATCGCGCGCCCAGCTTCAGGCGAGATCGCGATCCCGCGGGCCGCCAGCGCCGCAAGCAGCGTCGTCTTGCCGGATCCCGGCCCGCCGGTGACGATGATCAGGCGCTCGCTTGCATCCGTCATCGATAATATCTCCTTCTTGCATTGTATCTCGTCTGGATCGCGCCGCCGTGGCTCCTCGGCACTGGTCAAGCGGCGCGTGTCATGGCACGGCACAGATCCGCCCCCTGGAGACCGATGATGCCTGCGCCGTTCCGCCCCAAGCCGGGAAGACCCGCTGGCCACCATGCCGGCGGCCGCCGGCCGCACCATTCCGACGGCCCGCCGCCGCATCGCCCCGGCGATATCGACGAGGCCGTGCTCTACGGCGTCCATCCCGTCATCGAGGCCTTGCGCAATCCCAAGCGCCGCCATCGCCGCCTGCTCGCCACCGAGAACGCGCTGAAGCGCTTGACCGAGGAGATCGGCGAGTTGCCGCTGCAGGCCGAGCTCGTCCGCCCGTCCGAGATCGACCGGCTGCTGACGCCCGATTCGGTGCATCAGGGGCTTTATCTGGTCTGCGATCCCCTGCCCTCGCCCGATCTCGACAGCCTGCCCGACGATGCTGTCGTCCTGGCGCTCGACCAGATCACCGACCCGCACAATGTCGGTGCGATCCTGCGCTCGGCCGCCGCCTTCGCGGCAGCGGCGGTGATCGTCACCATCCGCCATTCCCCGGCCGCGACCGGCGTGCTGGCGAAATCGGCCTCGGGCGCGCTCGAGCATGTGCCGCTGATCGCCGTGCGCAATCTCGGCGACGCGCTCGACGAACTCGGCAAGCGCGGCTTCCTGCGCATCGGTTTTGATTCGGATGGCGAGGTCGCCTTCGACGATGTCGAGCTCCGTCGCCCGCTCGTCATGGTGATGGGCGCAGAGGGCAAGGGCCTGCGCCAGCGCAGCCGCGATCTCTGCGATCATGTGGCGCGGCTCGAAGTGCCGGGCACGATCACCAGCCTCAACGTCTCGAACGCGACCGCGATTGCGCTCTACGCCGCCAGCCGGCGGCGCTGAGGCGGTCCCAGCTCGACCGGCACGCTATCGGCCGGGAACCGCCGGCAGCAGCACGCCCGTCCCCGCATGCTCGTGCCGATGGCCGACCAGAGCTCTCAGCCAAAGGTCGTAAGCCTAAAGATGCAAGACCATCTGCCTGATTGCACTGCGTAATTCGTGCGCGCATTGCTTCGGTCAGACCGGAAATGGGGCGCCTATGGCCTCGGTCCGGCGACATGGGGCTACGCTTCGCAAGAAAACGAGCCGCGTGCAATCGGGCAGTCCGGATTTTCCGACTGTCGGGCAATGAGCAGGGGAGAACGCCATGAGCATGGCAGCAAATGCAGGGGCCGCGGCGGCGCCGCGCCCGATGACCAAGGAAGAGAAGCGCGTCATTCTCGCCTCGTCTCTGGGCACCGTTTTCGAGTGGTACGATTTTTATCTCTACGGCTCGCTCGCCGTCATGATCGGCGCGCACTTCTTCTCAGCCTTCGATCCCAACACCCGCGCCATCTTCGCGCTGCTCGCCTTTGCCGCCGGCTTCCTGGTCCGCCCCTTCGGCGCGATCTTCTTCGGCCGCCTGGGTGACCTCGTCGGCCGCAAATACACCTTCCTGATCACCATCGTGATCATGGGCGCCTCGACCTTCCTGGTCGGCCTGCTGCCCGGCTACAACACCATCGGCTGGGCGGCTCCGGTCATCCTGATCGCACTGCGCATGCTGCAGGGCCTGGCTCTGGGCGGCGAGTATGGCGGTGCGGCGGTCTATGTCGCCGAGCACGCACCTCCGGGCCGTCGCGGCTTCTACACCTCGTGGATCCAGACCACCGCGACGCTTGGCCTGCTGCTCTCGCTGATCGTCATCCTGGGCATCCGCGTCAACATGGGCGAGGCCGACTTCGCCGCCTGGGGCTGGCGCATTCCGTTCCTGGCCTCGATCTTCCTGCTCGCCATCTCGGTCTGGATTCGTCTCCAGATGCAGGAATCCCCGGCCTTCAAGAAGATGAAGGAAGAGGGCACCGGCTCGAAGGCGCCGCTGACTGAAGCCTTCGGCACCTGGAAGAACGCCCGCATCGCCATCCTGGCGCTGTTTGGCCTCACCGCCGGCCAGGCCGTCGTCTGGTACACTGGCCAGTTCTACGCCCTGTTCTTCATCCAGAGCATCCTCAAGGTCGATCTTTACACCGCCAACGTGCTGATCGCCTGGTCGCTCATCCTCGGCACCGGCGGCTTCATCGTTTTCGGTTCGCTGTCGGACAAGGTCGGCCGCAAGCCGATCATCCTCGCCGGCTGCATGATCGCCGCCCTGACCTATTTCCCGCTCTTCACCGCCCTGACCAAGGCCGCCAATCCCGGCCTCGCTGCGGCGCATGAGAACGTCAAGGTCCAGGTCGTGGCCGATCCCGCAACCTGCGGTTCAGTCTTCGATCCTGTCGGCGTGCGCACCTTCACCGCGCCTTGCGATGTCGCCCGCCGCACGCTGGCCACGCAGGCCATCGTCTACACCCAGGCGCCCGCCCCCGTCGGCACGCCCGCGAAGGTCACCGTCAACGGCAAGGACGTCGTGATCGACGCCACCTTCGCCGCCAGCATCGCCAGGGAAGCGGTCGCAGCCGGCTATCCCGCCCCCGGCGACGCCCGCATCGTTAAGGTCGGCTTCATGAACGCACTGTTCACGACGCAGTCGCTGACGATCATCGGCATCCTGACGATCCTCGTCATCTACGTGACAATGGTCTACGGCCCGATCGCGGCCGCGCTGGTCGAACTCTTCCCGACCCGCATCCGCTACACCGGCATGTCGCTGCCCTACCATATCGGCAATGGCTGGTTCGGCGGCCTGCTGCCCGCGACCTCGTTTGCGATGGTCGCCGGAACCGGCGACATCTATTACGGCCTCTGGTACCCGATCGTGATCGCGATGATGACCTTCGTCATCGGCATGCTCTTCGTGCCCGAGACCAAGGATCGCGACATCATGACCTATGAGAACAAGTGATCCGCGAGAGCACGTGATCTGATCGCTTGCGCTTGACCGAGCCCCGCCTTTCGAGGCGGGGCTTTTTGCTGGCGTATTTCATGGCCTGCCGCAGGGCGCTTTGCTCCGGCCTTCGACCGATTTCGAACTTGCCGTCGGCCCGGCGGACTGGTAACCGCAGGACCGGTCGCGGCGAGCCGGTTTAGCTCAGCGGTAGAGCAGCGGTTTTGTAAACCGAAGGTCGGGGGTTCAATCCCCTCAACCGGCACCAGTCACGATCGAGCCTCGATGCAGGCGGCCTGCGTTTTGCTGGTGACGATGCCGAGTGACGACGTCGGGAGCCGAAGCAAGGCTGCTGCCGGCGGCACGCATCGCAAGGAACTGCCTGGACGAGGATGATGGACACTCGACCGGAACATTTGCTGGCGCTGGCCGAACGCTGCGAGGAGGCGAGCAAGCCCGACCGCATGCTCGACGCCGAGATCTACGAGGCGCTGGGTTACACCGTCCGGCGCAAGCCCACCAATCTGGTCAGCCGGCGCGCGCCTGCGGGCGGCATCTACCAGCAGGGCTCGCTGTGGAAAACGCTGGGCACCGTCTCCGGCGACATCGAGGTCGCCGTCGGGCTGTTGCGTCAGAAGGCTCCGGAATGGGGCTGGAGCCTGCAATGCATGACCGGCGAGAACACTGCGGCCTTCCAGGCTCTGGTCGCCGAATGCACCGGCAACGGCGTGATCGGGTCACTGGCGCTGTGCGCGGCGATGCTGCGCGCCTTCGCGCGGCAGGACGACCACACGCCCCGGCAGCGCCCCGCCTCGAGGCCCTGAACGCAAGCCCGCTGCATCTTCGGGCAAGGCTGCGTTCACGGAAACTTGACCCTGCGCCACCACGGCGCTGTTGAACCTGCCACGCCGGCCTTTAGGGTCCAGCGAGGCTGAACCGAGCCAAGCCAAGGGGGAAAAATATCCATGATGAAATTCGAGCCATCGCGCCGTGCCGTTCTCGCCAGCGCAGGCGCCCTCGCTGCCGCCACGACTTTCGACCTACCCGCCGGCCCCCGTCCGGCCCAAGCGCAAGGAGCCCCCGTGAACCAGGCCCCCGGATTCTATCGTTACAAGATCGGCGACGTCACGCTGACCGCCATCAATGACGGCTTCGGCAAGCGGCCGCTCGAAGGCTTCGTCAAGAACGCCGAACTCGCAGACGTCAAGAAGGCGATGGAGCAGGCCTTCCTGCCAGCCGACGCACTGAACATCACCTTCACCACGCTCGCCATCGAGAGCGCCGGCAAGCTGACCCTGATCGACACCGGCAACGGCGATTCCGGCGCACCGACATCGGGCACCTGGATGGCCAATTTCAAGGCTGCCGGCTTCGATCCCAAGAACGTCTCGACCGTGGTCTTCAGCCATTTCCACGGCGACCACATCAACGGCTTCCGCCTGAAGGACGGCAGCACCGTCTTCCCGAATGCCGAGGTGATGGTGCCGGCCGCCGAATGGGCCTTCTGGATGGACGACGCCAAGATGAGCGCCGCGCCGGAAGGCATGAAGGGCGCCTTCGCCGGCGTCCGCCGCGTCTTTTCGCCCATCGCCAAGGATGTGAAGCAGTTCGAGGGCGGCAAGGAGATCCTGCCGGGCCTGACCGCGATCGCCGCGCCTGGCCACACGCCGGGACACACCACCTTCGCGCTTAGCTCCGGCGCGGGCAAGCTGATGATCATGTCCGACACCACCAACCACCCGGCGCTGTTCGTGCGCAACCCGGATTGGTCGGCCGTGTTCGACATGGACGGGCCGCAGGCCGCAGCGACGCGCCGCAAGCTGCTCGACATGGTCTCGGCTGACAAGATGCAGGTCGCGTTCTACCACGCCCCCTTCCCGGCTACGGGCTACATCGCCAAGGCCGGCAACGGCTTCGAGATGGTGCCGGTGCAGTGGAGCACGGCGATCTGACGGGCGCTTTCCTGCCGATCATCCGAAAGGCCGGGACCAAGAGCGTTTTCGAGCGAAGTGGGCACCGGTTCGCGTGAAGAAAACGCGTCAAACAAAGAGCTAGAGCTGTTGAACGATCCAACTGGATCGGAAACGGCTCTAGCCCCGGTCTTTTTTGTCGACGCGGTCTCGCGGGCCTCGCTCCGGCCATGCTAAGCACGGCACGGCTCCCATGCGGAGTGCCGTCAGGACATGCGATGACCGCACGTTTCACCGCCATCTCCTTCATCGCCAGCGAGACGCCGGAGGCGGAAGCCGCCTTGCTCAAGCTCGCCGACCGCTATGGCAACGCCGATCCCGCGACGGCCGACGTCATCGTCGCGCTCGGCGGCGACGGGCTGATGCTGCAGACGCTGCATCGCTTCCTCGGCACCGGCAAGCCGATCTACGGCATGAATCGCGGTTCTGTCGGCTTCCTGATGAACGAGTTCCGGGAACGAGGGTTGAGCAAGAAACTGGAGGCCGCGCAGCGCAGCGTCGTCCACCCGCTCTCGATGCGCGCCGTCGACCAGAACGGCGATGTGGTCCAGGCCAAGGCGATCAACGAGGTCTCGCTGCTGCGCCGCTCCTACCAGGCGGCGAAGCTGCGCCTCTCGGTCGATGGCCAGGTCCGGCTGAGCGAGCTCGTCGCCGACGGCGTGCTGCTGGCGACGCCGGCGGGATCGACCGCCTACAACCTCTCGGCCAACGGCCCGATCCTGCCGCTCGATGCGCCGCTGCTCGCCTTGACCCCGATCTCGGCCTTCCGGCCCAGGCGCTGGCGCGGCGCGCTTTTGCCCGACCATGCCAAGGTCACGATCGAGGTGCTGGAGGCAGCCAAGCGGCCGGTCAGTGCCGTCGCCGACCATACCCAGATCGAGAACGTCGTCCTGGTCGAGATCGAGATCGACCGCAGCGTCGACCTCGTCATGCTGCACGACCCCGGCCACAGCCTGGACGAGCGAATCCTGCGGGAGCAGTTCGGGTATTGAAGGGCGCCCCAGCGGGTCGGTTCATGCGACGACGGCGCCGCCCCATCCGTTGACCCGCCGAACGCGCCATATCGCGAATGAGGAGCGGCCTCAGGCCTGCGAGGTGCACAGACGCTCTTCGGTCGTTTCCGCCAGCTCGGCAACCTGCTTCGTCCCACGCCCAAGGAAGACGAAGACGACGATAGCCGTGACGACGGTGACGGCGCAGAGCATCAGGAGGAGCGTGGCGAAGGCGGCGCCGTAGCCCTGAAGCAACATCGCATGACCAATCTGCGGCAAGGCGGCCGTTGCGCCCGCCAGATCGCCGGTGACGAGGCGTTGCGCGGCCGGGCCAGTATTCGCAGCCGCACCGCCCGCCGCCAGATGTCCCGCTGTCAGGGCCGAGAGCACGGCGCTGACCACGGCGAGCGCCACGCCCTCGCCAGCGACGCGGGTGGTGCTGAAGATGCCGGTCGCCATGCCCGCGCGCT
Coding sequences:
- a CDS encoding AAA family ATPase, encoding MTDASERLIIVTGGPGSGKTTLLAALAARGIAISPEAGRAIIRDQIAIDGAGLPWAHRELFAELMLAFDMQAYQAAQNRGGSVVFDRGIPDIAGYLRLCGLPVPAHLVRALEQFRYATEVFIAPPWRDIFENDAERRQDFDEARRTHDAMLAVYREHGYALTVLPLGSVEARADVVAARIGAMRHSV
- the rlmB gene encoding 23S rRNA (guanosine(2251)-2'-O)-methyltransferase RlmB, translating into MPAPFRPKPGRPAGHHAGGRRPHHSDGPPPHRPGDIDEAVLYGVHPVIEALRNPKRRHRRLLATENALKRLTEEIGELPLQAELVRPSEIDRLLTPDSVHQGLYLVCDPLPSPDLDSLPDDAVVLALDQITDPHNVGAILRSAAAFAAAAVIVTIRHSPAATGVLAKSASGALEHVPLIAVRNLGDALDELGKRGFLRIGFDSDGEVAFDDVELRRPLVMVMGAEGKGLRQRSRDLCDHVARLEVPGTITSLNVSNATAIALYAASRRR
- a CDS encoding MFS transporter, yielding MSMAANAGAAAAPRPMTKEEKRVILASSLGTVFEWYDFYLYGSLAVMIGAHFFSAFDPNTRAIFALLAFAAGFLVRPFGAIFFGRLGDLVGRKYTFLITIVIMGASTFLVGLLPGYNTIGWAAPVILIALRMLQGLALGGEYGGAAVYVAEHAPPGRRGFYTSWIQTTATLGLLLSLIVILGIRVNMGEADFAAWGWRIPFLASIFLLAISVWIRLQMQESPAFKKMKEEGTGSKAPLTEAFGTWKNARIAILALFGLTAGQAVVWYTGQFYALFFIQSILKVDLYTANVLIAWSLILGTGGFIVFGSLSDKVGRKPIILAGCMIAALTYFPLFTALTKAANPGLAAAHENVKVQVVADPATCGSVFDPVGVRTFTAPCDVARRTLATQAIVYTQAPAPVGTPAKVTVNGKDVVIDATFAASIAREAVAAGYPAPGDARIVKVGFMNALFTTQSLTIIGILTILVIYVTMVYGPIAAALVELFPTRIRYTGMSLPYHIGNGWFGGLLPATSFAMVAGTGDIYYGLWYPIVIAMMTFVIGMLFVPETKDRDIMTYENK
- a CDS encoding MBL fold metallo-hydrolase, with the protein product MNQAPGFYRYKIGDVTLTAINDGFGKRPLEGFVKNAELADVKKAMEQAFLPADALNITFTTLAIESAGKLTLIDTGNGDSGAPTSGTWMANFKAAGFDPKNVSTVVFSHFHGDHINGFRLKDGSTVFPNAEVMVPAAEWAFWMDDAKMSAAPEGMKGAFAGVRRVFSPIAKDVKQFEGGKEILPGLTAIAAPGHTPGHTTFALSSGAGKLMIMSDTTNHPALFVRNPDWSAVFDMDGPQAAATRRKLLDMVSADKMQVAFYHAPFPATGYIAKAGNGFEMVPVQWSTAI
- a CDS encoding NAD kinase; its protein translation is MTARFTAISFIASETPEAEAALLKLADRYGNADPATADVIVALGGDGLMLQTLHRFLGTGKPIYGMNRGSVGFLMNEFRERGLSKKLEAAQRSVVHPLSMRAVDQNGDVVQAKAINEVSLLRRSYQAAKLRLSVDGQVRLSELVADGVLLATPAGSTAYNLSANGPILPLDAPLLALTPISAFRPRRWRGALLPDHAKVTIEVLEAAKRPVSAVADHTQIENVVLVEIEIDRSVDLVMLHDPGHSLDERILREQFGY